A region from the Spirochaeta thermophila DSM 6192 genome encodes:
- a CDS encoding arginine repressor, with translation MKGREERLKLIRQIIRSSRVRSQEELLERLAAYGHRITQATLSRDLKLLKVGKVAEGENGYYYILPGENEAEGEVGNNFVQDFIRGFRSLEFSGNLVVIRTLPGHANSVAFALDTFQIPTLLGTVAGDDTIIAVLKEGTSRNTFLESLSRYIPSFRGA, from the coding sequence GTGAAAGGCAGGGAAGAGCGGCTCAAACTCATCAGGCAGATCATCCGATCGTCGCGGGTCCGCAGCCAGGAGGAACTCCTCGAGCGGCTGGCCGCCTACGGGCACAGGATCACCCAGGCAACGCTCTCTCGCGACCTCAAGTTGCTCAAGGTGGGAAAGGTGGCCGAGGGAGAGAACGGATACTACTACATCCTCCCCGGAGAGAACGAGGCCGAGGGAGAGGTGGGCAACAACTTCGTCCAGGACTTCATCCGGGGCTTCAGGTCGCTCGAGTTCTCTGGGAATCTCGTGGTCATACGCACCCTGCCGGGGCACGCGAACAGCGTGGCCTTCGCCCTCGACACCTTCCAGATCCCGACCCTGCTCGGCACCGTGGCGGGGGACGATACCATCATCGCGGTGCTGAAGGAGGGGACCTCACGGAACACCTTCCTCGAGTCCCTCTCCCGTTACATCCCATCCTTCAGAGGAGCATAG
- the argC gene encoding N-acetyl-gamma-glutamyl-phosphate reductase has translation MRIAVLGATGYTGMVLMRLLSRHPRVSEIVPVSSSKADSPVAEVDRGLGGAAYTRLSLTDGRYVSLEEAEALSPEVVFSCLPHLASAQACATFVGKALVIDLSADFRLKDPHLFKATYGGEHPAPHLLPRAVYGLAEWNHEKIAQADLVANPGCYPTATLLPLLPLVKEGLVRDTVTVNALSGISGAGRKLADTYLFTERTENMTPYLPGRSHRHLPEMEQEVGAVSSRVRLLFTPHLVPLKQGMLVTTVCTLTREVSDEELRACYQAYYGSRPWVRIIHPSLPETRWVRGTNRCDVSWKREGGHLLLFSAVDNLVKGASGQAVQNMNIRLGFPETEGLPDAGEI, from the coding sequence ATGCGCATAGCTGTTCTCGGAGCCACAGGCTACACCGGGATGGTGCTGATGAGACTCCTCTCCCGCCACCCCCGGGTGAGTGAGATCGTGCCTGTCTCGAGCTCGAAAGCGGACAGCCCGGTGGCCGAAGTCGACCGGGGCCTGGGCGGGGCTGCATACACCCGGCTCTCACTCACAGACGGCAGGTACGTCTCCCTCGAAGAGGCCGAGGCCCTCTCCCCCGAGGTGGTCTTCTCCTGTCTCCCCCACCTCGCCTCGGCACAGGCCTGTGCCACCTTCGTGGGGAAGGCCCTGGTCATCGACCTGTCCGCCGACTTCCGGTTGAAAGACCCCCACCTCTTCAAGGCCACCTATGGCGGGGAGCATCCGGCGCCCCACCTGCTTCCCCGTGCGGTCTACGGGCTCGCGGAGTGGAACCACGAGAAGATCGCCCAGGCGGACCTGGTGGCGAATCCGGGCTGCTATCCCACCGCCACCCTCCTCCCCCTCCTCCCCCTCGTGAAGGAAGGGCTGGTCCGCGACACCGTGACGGTGAACGCCCTCTCGGGTATCTCAGGGGCGGGGAGGAAGCTCGCAGATACGTACCTGTTCACCGAGCGTACCGAAAACATGACCCCCTACCTTCCCGGCAGGAGCCACAGGCACCTCCCCGAGATGGAGCAGGAGGTGGGCGCCGTCTCGTCCCGGGTGCGTCTCCTGTTCACCCCGCACCTCGTCCCGCTCAAGCAGGGTATGCTCGTCACCACGGTCTGCACCCTCACCCGCGAGGTCTCCGACGAGGAGCTGCGCGCATGCTACCAGGCGTACTACGGTTCACGCCCCTGGGTACGCATCATCCATCCCTCGCTTCCCGAGACGAGGTGGGTGCGCGGGACCAACCGGTGCGACGTGAGCTGGAAGCGGGAGGGTGGGCATCTCCTCCTCTTCTCGGCGGTCGACAACCTCGTGAAGGGGGCCTCGGGCCAGGCCGTGCAGAACATGAACATCCGCCTCGGGTTCCCCGAAACCGAGGGGCTGCCCGACGCAGGCGAGATATAG
- the argB gene encoding acetylglutamate kinase has translation MDEDETHTIVVKIGGRAVEDEASLHRFLEELSGFLRLGGNGVLVHGGGAEVSRISRLLGIEPVFRDGLRITRPEEIPILEMVLAGRMNKSLVRAAHAAGIRAVGLSGADGPILVGEAISDGTRTGRVVSTDPSLLSLLMAAGYVPVLASTTMDSSGEGLNINADEAALAVAEALKADALIFLSDIPGILSGGEVLSSLTPHEAEAAIAHGVIQGGMIPKVRSSLKALGAGVGHIVIGQYTGEGDLRRLLEGKTGTTLHT, from the coding sequence ATGGACGAAGACGAGACCCACACCATCGTCGTCAAGATAGGCGGCCGTGCGGTGGAGGACGAAGCGTCCCTCCACCGGTTCCTCGAAGAGCTCTCCGGATTCCTGAGACTCGGCGGCAACGGGGTGCTGGTGCACGGCGGGGGGGCGGAGGTCTCCCGGATCAGCAGGCTGTTGGGTATAGAGCCGGTCTTCCGCGACGGCCTGCGCATCACCAGGCCGGAGGAGATCCCGATCCTGGAGATGGTCCTCGCAGGCAGGATGAACAAGTCCCTCGTGCGGGCCGCCCATGCGGCCGGCATCAGGGCAGTGGGGCTCTCGGGTGCGGACGGCCCCATCCTCGTAGGCGAAGCGATCTCCGACGGGACGCGCACCGGGAGGGTGGTCTCCACCGATCCCTCGCTCCTCTCCCTCCTCATGGCCGCAGGGTACGTTCCCGTTCTCGCATCCACCACCATGGACTCCTCGGGAGAGGGTCTCAACATCAATGCCGATGAAGCCGCCCTCGCGGTGGCAGAGGCGCTGAAGGCCGACGCACTGATCTTCCTCTCCGACATACCGGGGATCCTCTCGGGGGGAGAGGTGCTCTCCTCTCTCACCCCGCACGAGGCCGAAGCGGCGATCGCCCACGGGGTGATCCAGGGCGGCATGATCCCCAAGGTGCGCTCGTCGCTCAAGGCCCTGGGAGCGGGCGTGGGGCACATCGTGATCGGGCAGTACACCGGCGAAGGGGACCTCCGCCGCCTCCTCGAGGGCAAGACAGGCACCACACTCCACACGTAA
- a CDS encoding aspartate aminotransferase family protein, producing the protein MKLKDQFATNTALPRQYGTEFLVLERGEGVYLYDIAGNRYLDFTAGIAVNALGYGDPEISRIMAEQAEKLIHVSNLFSAMPTLTLAERLCASGGFAAAHLCNSGTEANEAALKYARLYARAAKGEHAVRFLCFTHGFHGRTMGSLSVTPTPAYQEKFLPLVPGVVSAPYNDVEALEALLDERYAAVIVEPVQGEGGLEVMSREFAEVLNRLCRKYDVLLIADEVQTGLGRTGYLYGSEAVGLEPDIITLAKPLGGGLPLGATLIPERVNNLLSVGDHGSTFGGGPLACAVGLHVWETVSRPEFLAEVREKGEFLARKLEAMVETFPFVLRRKGLGLLQGLELSEKVPVKEVIARAREKGLLVLRSGRNVVRLAPPLVVSREELEEGCAILEAIFAEDVS; encoded by the coding sequence ATGAAGCTCAAAGACCAGTTCGCCACGAATACCGCACTCCCCCGTCAGTACGGGACCGAGTTCCTCGTGCTCGAGCGGGGCGAGGGAGTGTATCTCTACGACATCGCGGGCAACCGGTACCTGGACTTCACCGCCGGGATCGCGGTGAACGCCCTGGGCTACGGCGACCCGGAGATCTCCCGCATCATGGCCGAACAGGCGGAGAAGCTCATCCACGTCTCCAACCTCTTCTCCGCCATGCCCACACTCACCCTCGCAGAGCGGCTCTGCGCCTCGGGCGGATTCGCGGCCGCGCACCTGTGCAACAGCGGCACCGAGGCCAACGAGGCGGCCCTCAAGTACGCTCGCCTCTATGCGAGGGCCGCCAAGGGGGAGCACGCCGTCCGGTTTCTCTGCTTCACCCACGGGTTCCACGGCAGGACCATGGGGAGCCTCTCGGTCACCCCTACCCCGGCCTATCAGGAGAAGTTCCTCCCCCTCGTGCCGGGGGTGGTGAGCGCACCCTACAACGACGTGGAGGCCCTCGAGGCCCTTCTCGACGAACGGTACGCGGCCGTGATCGTGGAGCCGGTGCAGGGAGAGGGGGGCCTGGAGGTGATGAGCCGTGAGTTCGCCGAGGTCCTCAACCGGCTCTGCAGGAAGTACGACGTGCTCCTCATCGCCGACGAGGTGCAGACGGGGCTGGGCCGCACGGGCTACCTCTACGGGTCCGAGGCGGTGGGGCTCGAGCCGGACATCATCACCCTCGCCAAGCCACTGGGAGGGGGGCTCCCACTCGGTGCCACGCTCATCCCCGAGCGGGTGAACAACCTCCTGTCCGTGGGCGACCATGGGAGCACCTTCGGCGGCGGACCGCTCGCGTGCGCGGTGGGGCTCCACGTCTGGGAGACCGTCTCCCGGCCGGAGTTCCTCGCAGAGGTGCGGGAGAAGGGCGAGTTCCTCGCCCGAAAGCTCGAGGCCATGGTGGAGACCTTCCCCTTCGTGCTCAGGCGCAAGGGCCTCGGACTCCTTCAGGGGCTCGAGCTCTCCGAGAAGGTACCGGTGAAGGAGGTGATCGCCCGCGCGCGGGAGAAGGGGCTCCTCGTGCTCAGGAGCGGGAGGAACGTGGTCCGCCTCGCCCCGCCCCTGGTGGTGAGCCGTGAGGAACTCGAGGAAGGCTGCGCCATCCTCGAAGCCATATTCGCAGAGGACGTTTCATAA
- a CDS encoding argininosuccinate synthase, which produces MKEIKKIVLAYSGGLDTSIIIPWLKEQYPGCEVVAVCTDVGQKEDWEALKEKALASGASKIYVLDVKEELVRDYIFPMLRAGAIYEGKYLLGTSIARPLQAKKQVEIALKEGADAVAHGCTGKGNDQVRFELTYKALAPHLEIIAPWRMWDIRSREQAIEYAQKHGIPLGTISKKNIYSRDWNIWHISHEGGVLEDLWNRPEEEMFMLSRSPKDAPDKEEEITVEFEQGIPVALDGERLGPVELLTRLNEVGGTHGIGRADVVETRVVGMKSRGVYETPGGTILFTALRELEMITLDAETLSLKRQLAARYAELVYQGKWFTLQREALDAFMKSVARFLTGKIRLALYKGNIIVCGRSSEYSLYLQDLASFGESSYDHRDATGFIKLYGLPVGVSAMVQKKLEAEGGPAEEMKEMARFSEK; this is translated from the coding sequence ATGAAGGAGATCAAGAAGATCGTGCTCGCCTACTCGGGAGGGCTCGACACCTCCATCATCATCCCCTGGCTCAAGGAGCAGTACCCCGGCTGCGAGGTGGTGGCCGTGTGTACCGACGTGGGCCAGAAGGAGGACTGGGAGGCCCTCAAGGAGAAGGCCCTCGCTTCGGGGGCCTCGAAGATCTACGTGCTCGACGTGAAAGAGGAGCTGGTTCGGGACTATATCTTCCCCATGCTCCGGGCCGGCGCCATCTACGAGGGGAAGTACCTCCTCGGGACCTCGATCGCCCGTCCCCTCCAGGCCAAGAAGCAGGTGGAGATCGCCCTCAAGGAAGGTGCCGACGCCGTGGCCCACGGCTGTACGGGCAAGGGCAACGACCAGGTGCGCTTCGAACTCACCTACAAGGCCCTCGCACCCCATCTCGAGATCATCGCGCCCTGGCGGATGTGGGATATCCGCTCGCGGGAGCAGGCCATCGAGTACGCACAGAAGCACGGCATCCCCCTGGGCACCATCTCGAAAAAGAATATCTACTCCCGCGACTGGAACATCTGGCACATAAGCCACGAGGGAGGTGTCCTCGAGGACCTCTGGAACAGGCCCGAGGAGGAGATGTTCATGCTCAGCCGGTCCCCCAAGGACGCCCCCGACAAGGAGGAGGAGATCACGGTGGAATTCGAACAGGGCATCCCCGTGGCCCTCGACGGCGAGCGGCTCGGTCCGGTGGAGCTCCTCACCCGGCTCAACGAGGTGGGAGGCACGCACGGCATAGGGAGGGCCGACGTGGTGGAGACCCGCGTGGTGGGGATGAAGAGCAGAGGCGTCTACGAGACCCCGGGCGGTACCATCCTCTTCACGGCCCTGCGGGAGCTCGAGATGATCACCCTGGACGCCGAGACCCTGAGCCTCAAGCGCCAACTCGCCGCCAGGTATGCGGAACTCGTGTACCAGGGCAAGTGGTTCACCCTCCAGAGGGAGGCCCTCGACGCCTTTATGAAGAGCGTGGCCCGGTTCCTCACAGGGAAGATCAGGCTCGCCCTCTACAAGGGTAACATCATCGTCTGCGGGAGATCCTCGGAGTACTCGCTCTATCTCCAGGACCTCGCCTCTTTCGGCGAGAGCAGCTATGATCACCGCGACGCCACCGGGTTCATCAAGCTCTACGGCCTCCCTGTAGGGGTCAGCGCCATGGTCCAGAAGAAGCTCGAGGCAGAAGGCGGGCCGGCCGAGGAGATGAAGGAGATGGCCCGCTTCTCCGAGAAGTGA
- a CDS encoding glucose-6-phosphate isomerase: MGSISYRNLDQCESFHALLKEKGGVSLREVLTPERVGSYQVPGGGGLLYNYAAKAVDERILSLLSDLAKEQQILEKYRALLAGEVMNTGEKRKVLHHLQRGELAGPVVHEGVNLREFYVEQHEKAFEFARKVHEGTVRGPSGAPFTTVVQIGIGGSDLGPRALYYALEGYVRATKGALPMEARFISNVDPDDAAAVLSSIDPARTLFILVSKSGTTQETLTNAALVSSFLREKGITEPKQQMLVVTSKTSPLAQDPDYLAGFYIDDFIGGRYSATSPVGGVVLSLALGPEVFEELLAGAHEADRAALEPDPLKNAAMLDALIGVYERNVLGYPATAILPYSQALHRFPAHLQQLDMESNGKRVNRYGEPVAYPTGPIIFGEPGTNGQHSFYQLLHQGTDIVPLQFIGFVEGQTGFDREIDGSTSQQKLNANLAAQIVAFAKGKDAEDQNTHFPGDRPSSLLYGERLTPRTAGALLAHYENKVMFQGFLWNINSFDQEGVQLGKVLTKEVLAGSPTDPALTAYARILGVRRS, translated from the coding sequence ATGGGATCGATTTCCTACAGGAACCTCGACCAGTGTGAGAGCTTTCACGCCCTCCTCAAGGAGAAGGGAGGAGTATCGCTCAGAGAGGTGCTCACACCCGAGCGGGTGGGTTCGTACCAGGTCCCCGGGGGTGGAGGCCTCCTCTACAACTACGCGGCAAAGGCGGTGGACGAGCGCATCCTCTCCCTCCTCTCCGACCTCGCGAAGGAGCAGCAGATCCTCGAGAAGTATCGGGCCCTGCTCGCAGGCGAGGTGATGAACACCGGAGAGAAGCGGAAGGTCCTCCACCACCTCCAGCGGGGCGAGCTCGCAGGCCCTGTGGTCCACGAAGGGGTGAACCTGAGGGAGTTCTACGTGGAGCAACACGAGAAGGCCTTCGAGTTCGCGCGCAAGGTCCACGAGGGCACGGTGCGAGGCCCCTCGGGCGCACCCTTCACCACCGTGGTCCAGATAGGGATAGGGGGCTCCGACCTCGGCCCGCGCGCCCTCTACTATGCCCTCGAGGGGTATGTGCGGGCGACGAAGGGGGCCCTCCCCATGGAGGCGCGCTTCATCTCCAACGTGGATCCAGACGATGCGGCCGCGGTCCTCTCCTCGATCGACCCTGCGCGCACCCTCTTCATCCTGGTCTCCAAGAGCGGGACCACGCAGGAGACCCTCACCAATGCGGCCCTCGTCTCCTCTTTCCTCCGGGAGAAGGGGATCACTGAGCCGAAACAACAGATGCTCGTGGTCACGAGCAAGACGAGCCCCCTCGCACAGGATCCCGACTACCTCGCGGGGTTCTACATCGACGACTTCATCGGCGGCCGCTACTCGGCCACGAGCCCGGTGGGGGGAGTCGTTCTCTCGCTCGCCCTGGGGCCGGAGGTCTTCGAGGAGCTCCTCGCAGGGGCACACGAGGCGGACCGGGCGGCCCTCGAGCCCGATCCGCTCAAGAATGCGGCCATGCTCGACGCCCTCATCGGGGTGTACGAACGGAACGTGCTGGGCTATCCCGCGACGGCCATCCTCCCCTACAGCCAGGCGCTCCACCGGTTCCCGGCCCACCTCCAGCAGCTCGACATGGAGAGCAACGGGAAGCGGGTGAACCGATATGGGGAGCCCGTCGCCTATCCTACCGGGCCCATCATCTTCGGTGAGCCCGGCACGAACGGCCAGCATTCCTTCTACCAGCTCCTCCATCAGGGGACCGACATCGTGCCCCTCCAGTTCATAGGCTTCGTCGAAGGCCAGACGGGCTTCGACAGAGAGATCGACGGCTCCACCAGTCAGCAGAAGCTCAACGCCAACCTCGCGGCCCAGATCGTGGCCTTCGCCAAGGGCAAGGACGCCGAGGACCAGAACACACACTTCCCCGGCGACCGTCCCTCGAGCCTGCTCTACGGTGAGCGGCTCACTCCCCGGACCGCGGGGGCCCTCCTCGCACACTACGAGAACAAGGTGATGTTCCAGGGATTCCTGTGGAACATCAACAGCTTCGATCAGGAGGGGGTGCAGCTCGGGAAGGTGCTCACCAAAGAGGTGCTCGCAGGCAGTCCGACCGACCCGGCCCTCACGGCATACGCCCGGATCCTGGGGGTACGCCGATCTTGA
- the eno gene encoding phosphopyruvate hydratase: MSMIEYVEAREILDSRGNPTVEVDVVLEDGSMGRAAVPSGASTGVHEAVELRDGDKKRYMGKGVLKAVENVNNIIAPEIEGLDALDQVDIDRTLIELDGTENKGKLGANAILGVSMAVARAAADFLGIPLFRYLGAYKANVLPVPMANILNGGAHADNSVDFQEFMVMPVGAPSFKEGLRMITEVFHTLKGILKENGYSTTVGDEGGFAPNLKSNEEAVELILKSIEKAGYTPGDDVMIALDPATSELYDPEKKKYVLKKSTGQELTSEQMADLWESWVKKYPIISIEDGMAEDDWEGWKILTDRIGDRVQLVGDDLFVTNSTRLAQGIEKGVANAILIKVNQIGTLTETFEAVEMAKTAGYTAIVSHRSGETEDNFIADLVVALGTGQIKTGSLSRSDRLSKYNQLLRIEELLGDTAEYPGKKAFYSIRKRG, encoded by the coding sequence ATGAGCATGATAGAATACGTAGAGGCGCGTGAAATCCTCGACTCCCGTGGCAACCCCACGGTGGAAGTGGACGTGGTGCTCGAAGACGGGTCCATGGGCCGCGCAGCCGTGCCCTCGGGGGCCTCAACCGGGGTACACGAAGCGGTGGAGCTCCGGGATGGGGACAAGAAGCGGTACATGGGTAAGGGTGTACTCAAGGCGGTGGAGAACGTGAACAACATCATCGCCCCCGAGATCGAAGGGCTCGACGCCCTCGACCAGGTGGACATCGACCGCACGCTCATCGAGCTCGACGGCACCGAGAACAAGGGCAAGCTCGGGGCAAACGCCATCCTGGGCGTCTCCATGGCCGTGGCGAGGGCGGCCGCCGACTTCCTGGGGATTCCGCTCTTCCGCTACCTCGGGGCCTACAAGGCCAACGTCCTCCCGGTTCCCATGGCCAACATCCTCAACGGCGGGGCCCATGCCGACAACTCGGTGGACTTCCAGGAGTTCATGGTGATGCCCGTGGGCGCCCCCTCGTTCAAGGAGGGCCTGCGGATGATCACCGAGGTCTTCCACACCCTCAAGGGGATCCTCAAGGAGAACGGCTACTCCACCACGGTGGGCGACGAGGGCGGCTTTGCCCCCAACCTCAAGTCCAACGAGGAGGCGGTGGAGCTCATCCTCAAGAGCATAGAGAAGGCGGGCTACACCCCCGGGGATGACGTGATGATCGCCCTCGATCCTGCCACGAGCGAGCTCTACGACCCGGAGAAGAAGAAGTACGTGCTCAAGAAGTCCACGGGCCAGGAGCTCACCTCCGAACAGATGGCCGATCTGTGGGAATCCTGGGTGAAGAAGTACCCCATCATCTCCATCGAGGACGGCATGGCCGAGGACGACTGGGAGGGATGGAAGATCCTCACCGACAGGATCGGCGACAGGGTCCAGCTCGTGGGGGATGACCTCTTCGTCACCAACAGCACGCGTCTCGCCCAGGGGATCGAGAAGGGCGTGGCGAACGCCATCCTCATCAAGGTGAACCAGATCGGGACGCTCACCGAGACCTTCGAGGCCGTGGAGATGGCGAAGACCGCCGGTTACACCGCCATCGTCTCCCACCGGAGCGGTGAGACCGAGGACAACTTCATCGCCGATCTGGTGGTGGCCCTTGGCACCGGTCAGATAAAGACCGGGTCCTTGAGCCGTTCCGACAGGCTCAGCAAGTACAACCAGCTCCTCAGGATCGAGGAGCTCCTGGGGGATACGGCCGAGTATCCCGGAAAGAAGGCCTTCTACTCCATCCGGAAGAGAGGCTGA
- a CDS encoding acylphosphatase: MKAFFARVEGRVQGVGFRYACLQKARALGLVGWVRNTPDGAVEVYAEGPEAALEELARWLHKGPLYAQVLKVDIHPMEPTGHHHEFMIRY; the protein is encoded by the coding sequence ATGAAGGCCTTTTTCGCACGAGTGGAAGGGCGCGTACAGGGTGTGGGTTTCAGGTACGCGTGCCTGCAGAAAGCACGTGCCCTCGGCCTGGTGGGATGGGTGAGGAACACCCCCGACGGCGCGGTGGAGGTGTACGCCGAAGGGCCCGAGGCGGCCCTGGAGGAACTCGCCCGGTGGCTCCACAAGGGGCCGCTCTACGCCCAGGTGCTCAAGGTAGACATCCATCCCATGGAACCCACCGGACACCACCACGAGTTCATGATCAGGTACTGA
- a CDS encoding response regulator: MSEKDLPHILLVEDDDAIRLSLRDFLSKDGRFHVHVASDGLGALRILIDHDIQCIVTDYRLSGLGGDYWIRFLKKFCGHLPVIVISGFLEPGFEIPFPLIYKPFDYEEILRKVSECLGK, translated from the coding sequence ATGAGTGAGAAAGACCTCCCCCACATACTCCTTGTGGAAGACGACGACGCCATACGCCTCAGCCTCAGGGACTTCCTCTCCAAAGACGGACGTTTCCACGTCCACGTGGCCTCCGACGGTCTCGGTGCCCTCAGGATCCTCATCGACCATGACATCCAGTGTATCGTCACCGACTACCGGCTCTCCGGGCTCGGCGGGGACTACTGGATCAGATTCCTCAAGAAGTTCTGCGGGCACCTGCCCGTCATCGTCATAAGCGGATTCCTCGAGCCCGGATTCGAGATACCCTTTCCTCTCATCTACAAACCCTTTGATTACGAGGAGATATTGAGGAAGGTGTCGGAGTGTCTGGGGAAATGA
- a CDS encoding response regulator has translation MAQRKMKVRTFSALEVANICGVVNQTAINWIKQGHLKGFTTPGGHYRVYLEDLLHFLEKRGMKIPLELQELADLNAGSILIIDDDRQLNNLLRRYLEKQFPGYTILQAFDGFEAGMLLARERPDLVLLDLDLPGINGHELCRRIKEESAWGAPVVFAITGLEGDREKQQILLEGADAFFRKPFEFEALASEIRKVFDNE, from the coding sequence ATGGCGCAGAGAAAGATGAAAGTGCGTACCTTCTCGGCGCTCGAGGTGGCCAACATCTGCGGTGTGGTCAACCAGACCGCCATCAACTGGATCAAGCAGGGACACCTCAAGGGCTTCACCACCCCCGGAGGACACTACCGCGTGTATCTCGAAGACCTCCTCCACTTCCTCGAGAAGCGCGGCATGAAGATCCCCCTCGAACTCCAGGAGCTCGCGGATCTCAACGCCGGCAGCATCCTCATCATCGACGACGACCGCCAGCTCAACAACCTCCTGCGCCGATATCTCGAGAAACAGTTCCCGGGCTACACCATACTCCAGGCCTTCGACGGCTTCGAGGCGGGCATGCTCCTCGCCCGCGAACGTCCCGACCTCGTGCTCCTCGACCTCGATCTTCCCGGTATCAACGGCCACGAGCTGTGTCGCCGCATCAAGGAGGAATCCGCCTGGGGGGCTCCCGTGGTATTCGCCATCACAGGGCTGGAGGGGGACCGAGAGAAACAGCAGATCCTTCTCGAAGGTGCCGACGCCTTCTTCAGGAAGCCCTTCGAGTTCGAAGCCCTCGCTTCGGAGATACGGAAGGTGTTCGACAATGAGTGA
- a CDS encoding PaaI family thioesterase: MGDRIRNPYVGIEGYRCFGCAPHNPVGLRMSFEVEGEEVVCRWEPREELQGYYRVLHGGIQATLLDEAGSWVVFALVGTSGTTQELQVSYERPVYVDRGALTVRARLVRMEGHLAHVEGVIEDGEGRVCARGRMVYFTVPEHIARRRFFYPGREAFLEGATGDR, encoded by the coding sequence ATGGGAGATCGTATCAGAAATCCGTATGTGGGGATAGAGGGGTACCGGTGCTTCGGGTGTGCTCCCCATAATCCGGTGGGGCTCAGGATGTCGTTCGAGGTGGAGGGGGAGGAGGTGGTGTGCAGGTGGGAGCCGCGGGAGGAGTTGCAGGGCTACTATCGGGTGCTCCACGGCGGGATCCAGGCGACGCTCCTCGACGAGGCGGGGAGCTGGGTGGTCTTCGCCCTGGTGGGGACCTCCGGAACCACACAGGAGCTCCAGGTCTCCTACGAGCGGCCGGTCTACGTGGACAGGGGGGCCCTCACGGTGCGGGCGCGTCTCGTGCGCATGGAGGGCCACCTGGCCCATGTGGAGGGGGTGATCGAGGACGGGGAGGGACGGGTGTGCGCGAGGGGGCGGATGGTCTACTTCACGGTGCCCGAACACATCGCGAGGCGCCGGTTCTTCTACCCGGGGAGGGAGGCCTTCCTGGAGGGGGCTACCGGCGATCGGTGA
- a CDS encoding Crp/Fnr family transcriptional regulator yields the protein MNARKDSAAPLPPLLRRLLQVTLFSPLSPQEARTAFTRALPTLHPFRRHQILLLQEEPYTALWVILEGSCAGEIVDPEGRTITVERFDAPSVLAPAVLFAPDPRLPVQVRALTSGKAAIFRKDDLLLLFRHYPALLSSFLADVSDKLLALSRRLSFLTLLSLRERLARYLLSLPADPDGAVTLPSTVGHLATYLGTTRPSLSRLFSRFRREGLVEKTGRRVRILDRGALTRILTDRR from the coding sequence ATGAACGCCAGGAAGGATAGCGCAGCCCCCCTCCCCCCCCTCCTCCGCCGCCTCCTCCAGGTCACCCTCTTCTCCCCCCTCTCCCCCCAGGAAGCCCGCACCGCCTTCACGCGCGCCCTCCCCACCCTCCACCCCTTCCGCCGTCATCAGATCCTCCTCCTCCAGGAGGAACCCTACACCGCGCTCTGGGTCATCCTGGAAGGCTCCTGCGCAGGGGAGATCGTCGACCCCGAGGGCAGGACCATCACCGTGGAGCGCTTCGACGCACCATCGGTCCTCGCCCCTGCCGTGCTCTTCGCCCCCGACCCCCGGCTCCCCGTGCAGGTCCGCGCCCTCACCTCGGGGAAGGCCGCGATCTTCCGGAAGGACGACCTCCTGCTGCTCTTCCGCCACTATCCGGCCCTCCTCTCCTCCTTCCTCGCCGACGTCTCCGACAAGCTCCTCGCCCTTTCCCGCCGCCTCTCCTTCCTCACTCTCCTCTCCCTCCGGGAGCGCCTCGCCCGCTACCTCCTCTCCCTCCCCGCCGATCCCGACGGCGCCGTGACCCTCCCTTCCACCGTGGGGCACCTCGCCACCTACCTCGGCACCACGCGCCCCTCGCTCTCCCGACTCTTCTCCCGGTTCCGCCGGGAAGGCCTCGTCGAGAAGACCGGGAGGCGCGTGCGCATCCTCGACCGCGGGGCCCTCACCCGCATCCTCACCGATCGCCGGTAG